A single Staphylococcus muscae DNA region contains:
- a CDS encoding 5'-nucleotidase C-terminal domain-containing protein → MKQTVFRWVAVFALILGFCGIVTLGTAHAETTDVTDSESNQAVEMIAADTVEATPTSADEMNGDNTNHERATEQPVVAEDEGMMEESQPEAVAESTDLQDENTVPQEEMTATKSDTVVQNEAQSTTHTILHTNDIHGRMIEENDRVIGMAKLKTLKKQQKPDLMVDAGDAFQGLPVSNLSKGEEMAKAMNEVGYDAMAVGNHEFDFGYDQLKKLEGILNFPLLSANVYKDGKLAFKPSTVVNKNGLNYGIIGVTTPETATKTSPEGIVGVTFADPLESVKREMTKLNNQVDAFVVLSHLGIDPSTQQKWRGDYLMQQLNAVKDFKHPIVVIDGHSHTVLEQGQTFGKDVLAQTGTALANVGKVTFDVKDGQLSNVKAALINVKDVGDLTPNAALKKQLDKANADYLEATSEVIIPNNKIHFNGERDDVRTQETNLGNAVADAMEAYGQHGFSTPSDFAVTNSGGIRASIAPGTVKLSDIITVLPFGNTIAQIKVTGENVLKAFEHSLSAPTQTIDGKTQFTANGGLLQISNGVRVYYDMNKAPGQRVNEVQVLNRKTGQYEPLDLTRVYNVATNDFTASGGDGFDMFGGPREEGVSLDKVMADYLKTADLSQYDTTEPQRMIMGQPVKGEDAVTTPPATEVPNNPTQTPQPTVPGEVIPFPTTPEQPAVTGDNDVVAAAMSTTDMPHKSLQANVVHMPMTLQEQSVMMAGNDGDMLPATGGTPADTTALGYLCIGVGLYAMRRKRVA, encoded by the coding sequence AATACGAATCATGAGCGTGCAACAGAACAACCGGTCGTTGCCGAAGATGAAGGAATGATGGAAGAATCGCAACCTGAAGCAGTGGCTGAGTCGACAGATTTACAAGATGAGAACACTGTACCACAAGAAGAAATGACAGCGACGAAGAGCGATACTGTTGTTCAAAACGAAGCGCAGTCAACGACACATACAATCTTACATACGAACGATATTCATGGCCGTATGATTGAAGAGAATGACCGTGTTATTGGGATGGCAAAGTTGAAAACTTTGAAGAAACAGCAAAAACCTGACTTAATGGTCGATGCGGGTGATGCATTCCAAGGATTGCCAGTTTCTAACTTGTCAAAAGGGGAAGAAATGGCAAAAGCGATGAATGAAGTAGGTTATGATGCAATGGCAGTTGGGAACCATGAATTTGACTTTGGTTATGACCAACTGAAGAAATTGGAAGGCATTCTGAACTTCCCATTACTGAGTGCCAATGTGTATAAAGACGGTAAGTTAGCATTCAAACCATCAACGGTTGTTAATAAGAATGGTTTGAACTACGGCATCATCGGTGTCACAACACCTGAAACAGCGACAAAAACAAGTCCAGAAGGCATTGTAGGTGTGACATTTGCAGATCCACTTGAATCGGTGAAACGTGAAATGACGAAGTTGAACAATCAAGTGGATGCCTTCGTTGTATTGTCACATCTCGGTATTGATCCATCTACGCAACAAAAATGGCGTGGTGATTACTTGATGCAACAATTGAATGCAGTGAAAGATTTCAAGCATCCGATTGTTGTGATTGACGGTCATTCACATACAGTGTTGGAACAAGGACAAACATTTGGTAAAGATGTATTAGCACAAACTGGAACAGCTTTAGCGAATGTAGGAAAGGTGACATTTGACGTAAAAGATGGACAGTTAAGCAATGTGAAAGCGGCATTAATCAATGTGAAAGATGTGGGCGATTTAACACCAAATGCAGCGTTGAAAAAGCAACTTGATAAAGCAAATGCAGATTATTTAGAAGCAACATCTGAAGTAATCATCCCGAATAACAAAATACACTTCAACGGTGAACGAGATGATGTACGTACGCAAGAAACTAACTTAGGAAATGCAGTAGCAGATGCGATGGAAGCATACGGTCAACATGGTTTCAGTACACCTTCTGACTTCGCCGTCACGAACTCAGGTGGCATTCGTGCTTCTATTGCACCGGGGACAGTGAAATTGAGTGATATTATTACAGTATTGCCATTCGGTAACACCATTGCTCAGATCAAAGTAACAGGTGAAAACGTATTGAAAGCATTTGAACATAGCTTGAGTGCACCGACACAAACCATTGACGGTAAAACACAATTCACAGCGAATGGTGGATTGTTACAGATTTCTAATGGTGTCCGTGTTTACTATGATATGAACAAGGCACCCGGACAACGTGTGAACGAAGTACAAGTGTTGAACAGAAAAACAGGTCAATATGAACCGCTAGACTTAACACGTGTCTACAATGTTGCAACGAACGACTTCACAGCGTCAGGCGGCGATGGTTTTGACATGTTTGGCGGACCACGTGAAGAAGGTGTGTCACTTGATAAAGTCATGGCGGATTACTTGAAAACGGCTGACTTATCGCAATATGACACAACGGAACCGCAGCGCATGATTATGGGACAACCGGTCAAAGGTGAAGATGCAGTGACGACTCCACCTGCGACAGAAGTACCAAATAATCCAACGCAAACACCACAGCCAACAGTACCGGGTGAAGTGATTCCATTCCCGACAACACCGGAACAGCCAGCTGTAACGGGAGATAACGATGTAGTGGCAGCGGCAATGTCAACAACGGATATGCCACATAAATCGCTGCAAGCGAACGTTGTGCATATGCCGATGACTTTGCAAGAACAATCTGTAATGATGGCTGGAAATGATGGAGATATGTTGCCAGCGACGGGTGGAACGCCAGCGGATACGACGGCACTTGGTTACTTGTGTATTGGTGTAGGTTTATATGCGATGCGACGTAAACGAGTAGCGTAA